Proteins encoded within one genomic window of Amycolatopsis nigrescens CSC17Ta-90:
- a CDS encoding glycosyltransferase, with the protein MRLMFSSGAGYSHIKPMLPLAVAARDAGHDVVFVTGPEAVRYPEEAGLYTVAIGAPPGGSGDNGMWQRARAEMETLSRDERMSHLMAHYMVGMGAAARLDDVLAFVRGWKPDLVVSSLAERAAVMAAAIVDVPYAMHAIGPPKAATTMAEAWRVAGELVRRHGLDRLPPRDDVPYLDIWPAGLRPDGVAWEYPTRWALRPEDALPVTAERPAVLDGLPFARTVYLTLGTTHNTRPGVLETMVSALRDEEVNLVVTIGRDGDRERFGSRPEHVRIEHFVPQQQLLPQVDAVVCHAGAATVLGALGHGVPLVVSPLATDQFDIADQVADAHVGVLAEPTEDDLRLAVRALGADPSLRESAATMAGEIAAMAPPATVLDRLVAYARES; encoded by the coding sequence ATGCGGCTGATGTTCTCCTCCGGCGCCGGCTACAGCCATATCAAGCCGATGCTGCCGCTGGCCGTCGCCGCCCGGGATGCCGGTCACGACGTGGTGTTCGTGACCGGCCCCGAAGCGGTGCGGTATCCCGAGGAGGCCGGCCTGTACACGGTCGCGATCGGCGCACCACCCGGCGGCTCGGGCGATAACGGCATGTGGCAGCGCGCCCGCGCCGAGATGGAGACGCTGTCGCGGGACGAACGCATGTCGCACCTGATGGCGCACTACATGGTCGGGATGGGGGCGGCCGCGCGGCTGGACGACGTGCTGGCGTTCGTCCGCGGCTGGAAACCGGACCTGGTGGTGAGCAGCCTCGCCGAACGGGCCGCCGTGATGGCCGCGGCCATCGTGGACGTGCCCTACGCGATGCACGCGATCGGGCCGCCCAAGGCCGCGACGACCATGGCCGAAGCGTGGCGGGTCGCCGGCGAGCTGGTGCGGCGCCACGGGCTCGACCGGCTGCCGCCCCGCGACGACGTGCCCTATCTCGACATCTGGCCCGCGGGACTGCGGCCGGACGGTGTCGCCTGGGAGTACCCCACCCGGTGGGCCCTGCGTCCGGAAGACGCGCTGCCGGTCACCGCGGAACGCCCCGCCGTCCTGGACGGCCTGCCCTTCGCGCGGACGGTGTACCTCACCTTGGGCACCACGCACAACACGCGACCGGGGGTGCTGGAGACGATGGTCTCGGCCCTGCGCGACGAGGAGGTGAACCTGGTCGTGACGATCGGCCGCGACGGCGACCGGGAGCGCTTCGGCAGCCGGCCAGAGCACGTGCGCATCGAGCATTTCGTGCCGCAGCAACAGTTGCTGCCGCAGGTGGACGCCGTGGTCTGCCACGCGGGCGCGGCCACCGTGCTCGGCGCGCTCGGCCACGGCGTGCCGCTGGTCGTCTCGCCGCTGGCCACCGATCAGTTCGACATCGCGGACCAGGTCGCCGACGCGCACGTCGGTGTGCTCGCCGAGCCAACCGAGGACGACCTCCGGCTGGCCGTCCGTGCGCTCGGCGCCGATCCGTCCCTGCGCGAGTCGGCGGCCACCATGGCCGGCGAAATCGCCGCCATGGCACCGCCCGCCACCGTCCTCGACCGGCTGGTGGCCTACGCCCGCGAGTCCTGA
- a CDS encoding nitroreductase/quinone reductase family protein, producing the protein MGGQQDRERAAAIRAAAIVEEPRHRRLLRSPRDGRVLSGIMLRALALSTPPGHAVLTTVGCRSGRQRRNYVRAIRRRDKVYVVMLRPPALAIRRPLAVSSWLWNVRADPGVRLRFGRRTFAGRAREISDPAELGQARAAICETVHLMDYGECLLHLRGLPSRKKIEDLHRYWFDTGVPLVIELAGQDSRA; encoded by the coding sequence ATGGGTGGCCAACAGGACCGCGAGCGGGCGGCTGCGATCCGTGCCGCCGCCATCGTCGAAGAACCCAGGCACCGGCGGCTGCTGCGATCGCCGAGGGACGGCCGCGTGCTGAGCGGGATCATGCTTCGGGCCCTCGCGCTGTCGACGCCGCCGGGGCACGCGGTGCTCACCACGGTCGGGTGCAGGAGCGGGCGGCAGCGCCGCAACTACGTTCGCGCGATCCGGCGGCGGGACAAGGTGTACGTGGTGATGCTCCGCCCGCCGGCGTTGGCGATCCGGCGACCGCTGGCCGTCTCGTCCTGGCTGTGGAACGTCCGGGCCGACCCCGGTGTGCGCCTGCGGTTCGGGCGGCGGACGTTCGCCGGTCGCGCGCGGGAGATCAGCGATCCGGCCGAACTCGGGCAGGCCAGGGCGGCGATCTGCGAAACGGTGCACCTGATGGACTACGGCGAATGCCTGCTGCACCTGCGGGGCCTCCCCTCGCGGAAGAAGATCGAAGACCTGCACCGCTACTGGTTCGACACCGGTGTCCCGCTGGTGATCGAGCTGGCCGGTCAGGACTCGCGGGCGTAG
- a CDS encoding response regulator produces the protein MIRVLLVDDDALVRAGLKLMLRGADDIEVVGEVEDGAGVPVAVRRHTPDVVLMDIRMPVVDGIAATRALAGSGTAPKVIVLTTFGADSTVLAAIRAGATGYLLKHTEPEEIVEAVRRAGNGEPSLSPAAMRALIGQVADGDESRRQRASNRLAVLTERERDIAAALADGLNNTEIGQRLHLSVGTVKSHLSGALAKLDLDNRTQLALLAHDAKVR, from the coding sequence GTGATCCGAGTCCTACTGGTGGACGATGACGCCCTCGTCCGAGCTGGGCTGAAGCTGATGTTGCGGGGCGCGGACGACATCGAGGTCGTCGGCGAGGTCGAGGACGGCGCGGGCGTGCCCGTCGCGGTACGCAGGCACACTCCCGACGTCGTGCTGATGGACATCCGGATGCCGGTCGTGGACGGGATCGCCGCCACTCGTGCCCTGGCCGGAAGTGGCACCGCGCCGAAGGTGATCGTGCTGACCACGTTCGGCGCGGACAGCACCGTGCTGGCCGCCATCCGCGCGGGCGCGACCGGCTACCTGCTCAAGCACACCGAGCCGGAGGAGATCGTCGAAGCCGTCCGCCGCGCGGGAAACGGGGAGCCGTCGCTATCGCCCGCGGCGATGCGCGCGCTGATCGGCCAGGTGGCGGACGGGGACGAGTCCCGCCGACAGCGGGCCAGTAACCGGCTGGCGGTGCTCACCGAGCGGGAACGCGACATCGCGGCAGCGCTGGCCGACGGCCTCAACAACACCGAGATCGGGCAACGCCTGCACCTGTCCGTCGGCACCGTGAAGAGCCACCTGTCCGGCGCGCTGGCCAAACTGGACTTGGACAACCGCACCCAGCTTGCCCTGCTCGCCCACGACGCGAAGGTCCGTTGA
- a CDS encoding sensor histidine kinase: MPGEGATPALRSFLPGEMAVDGGPPRRTVRDWVTDVLVFAGAVLLGLVAYGLAQQYDRPPLWVAALDLPLGVLACLSLWWRRRCPLVVALLAVPAMAMSAGSFGAGMVITLNLALRVPWRRSLPVLGLLVAASALNMVLVAIPSEELGTQLTMIFAYHLVFFAWGSALRARRELVHRLRKDARLERVEHARRLAATRRTEREAIAREMHDVLAHRISLVSVHAGALAYRSRQSAASAGPELSGAEVAESARIINVNAHQALDELRDVLRVLRDDDETEAAGPPQPRLADLPGLVDEARAAGQPVDLRDELAGDAADALRPQAQRTVYRVVQEGLTNARKHAPGAATTVLLTGEPGGQLTVEVGNPLPADRTSPEIPGAGAGLTGLGERVQLDGGVLSHHGRDGRFTLRARLPWPPNAR, from the coding sequence ATGCCTGGCGAAGGCGCTACTCCGGCACTGCGGTCCTTCCTGCCCGGCGAGATGGCCGTGGACGGGGGACCGCCGCGGCGCACCGTGCGGGACTGGGTGACCGACGTGCTCGTCTTCGCCGGCGCGGTGCTGCTCGGGCTGGTGGCCTACGGCCTCGCCCAGCAGTACGACCGGCCGCCGTTGTGGGTGGCCGCCCTGGACCTTCCGCTTGGCGTGCTGGCCTGCCTGTCGTTGTGGTGGCGGCGGCGCTGTCCGCTGGTGGTGGCGTTGCTCGCGGTGCCGGCGATGGCGATGTCCGCCGGCTCGTTCGGCGCCGGCATGGTGATCACGCTGAACCTGGCGCTGCGGGTCCCGTGGCGGCGTTCGCTGCCAGTGCTGGGGCTTCTCGTGGCGGCGTCGGCGCTGAACATGGTGCTGGTGGCGATCCCCAGCGAGGAGCTTGGCACGCAGCTGACCATGATCTTCGCGTACCACCTGGTGTTCTTCGCCTGGGGCAGCGCACTTCGAGCCCGCCGGGAACTGGTGCACCGGCTGCGAAAGGACGCCAGGCTGGAACGGGTCGAGCACGCGCGGCGGCTGGCGGCGACCCGGCGCACCGAGCGGGAGGCCATCGCCCGCGAGATGCACGACGTGCTGGCGCACCGCATTTCGCTGGTGTCCGTGCACGCCGGGGCGCTGGCCTACCGGAGCAGGCAGTCCGCCGCCAGCGCAGGGCCCGAGTTGAGCGGCGCCGAGGTGGCCGAGAGCGCGCGGATCATCAACGTCAACGCCCACCAGGCACTGGACGAGCTGCGCGATGTGCTGCGAGTCCTGCGCGATGACGACGAGACCGAGGCCGCCGGCCCGCCGCAGCCGCGGCTGGCCGACCTCCCCGGCCTTGTCGACGAGGCGCGGGCGGCCGGGCAACCGGTCGACCTCCGCGACGAACTCGCCGGCGACGCGGCGGATGCCTTGCGCCCGCAGGCACAGCGCACCGTCTACCGGGTGGTCCAGGAAGGACTGACCAACGCCCGCAAACACGCCCCCGGTGCGGCGACCACCGTGCTGCTGACCGGTGAGCCGGGTGGGCAGCTGACCGTCGAGGTCGGCAACCCGCTGCCCGCGGACCGGACGTCGCCCGAGATTCCCGGCGCCGGTGCCGGCCTGACCGGCCTCGGCGAGCGGGTGCAGCTGGACGGCGGCGTGCTCTCCCACCACGGCCGCGACGGCCGGTTCACGTTGCGGGCCCGGTTACCCTGGCCCCCGAACGCGAGGTGA
- a CDS encoding abortive phage infection protein, translated as MNRTAREGEEGMVRNEGISRKRFLAGAAAVGVAAATGSLVAPAPAANAAAGARRGLKHRGVCYTVGAGETPGTRWSTARMREDIRVIAEELHADSIEVTGDGVERLRSTSSEAAERGLHVWLQPTLGDHSEQEILDHLAETGRHAERLRRQGADVDFSVGCEFWLFVPGIVPGANGRERAENVAKGNFDWELMTQRLREFTGRAAAVGRSVFHGRLSYAAAQDETIENVDWNLFDIVGIDYYSHLPRRADYVRELRKYLRWGKPLAICEFGTCAYAGAPDTAGMGWNVVDHDKVPEEIIGDLVRSERTQAEYLLELLDAFESMGLYAAMAFEFVTPDAQHRRDEPRYDVDMASYSIVKPIKDRPDDPASDWHWEPKQAFHALAKAYERARR; from the coding sequence GTGAACCGGACAGCTAGGGAGGGCGAGGAGGGCATGGTGCGCAACGAGGGGATCAGCCGGAAGCGATTTCTGGCCGGAGCCGCCGCGGTGGGGGTCGCGGCGGCCACCGGGTCGCTGGTGGCGCCGGCTCCCGCCGCGAACGCCGCGGCGGGAGCGCGACGCGGGCTGAAGCACCGGGGGGTCTGCTACACGGTCGGTGCCGGGGAGACACCGGGGACGAGGTGGAGCACCGCCAGGATGCGCGAGGACATCCGGGTGATCGCCGAGGAGCTGCACGCCGATTCGATCGAGGTCACCGGGGACGGGGTCGAACGGCTCAGGTCCACGTCGTCGGAGGCGGCCGAGCGCGGGCTGCACGTCTGGCTCCAGCCCACCCTCGGGGACCATTCGGAACAGGAGATCCTCGATCACCTGGCGGAAACCGGCCGGCACGCCGAACGGCTGCGGCGTCAAGGCGCCGACGTCGACTTCAGCGTTGGCTGCGAGTTCTGGCTGTTCGTGCCGGGCATCGTGCCAGGGGCGAACGGCCGGGAGCGGGCCGAGAACGTGGCGAAGGGCAACTTCGACTGGGAGCTGATGACCCAGCGGCTGCGCGAGTTCACCGGGCGGGCCGCGGCGGTCGGCAGGTCGGTGTTCCACGGCCGGCTGAGCTACGCCGCGGCGCAGGACGAGACGATCGAGAACGTCGACTGGAACCTGTTCGACATCGTCGGCATCGACTACTACTCCCACCTCCCGCGCCGGGCCGACTACGTCCGGGAGCTGCGGAAGTATCTGCGCTGGGGCAAGCCGCTGGCGATCTGCGAATTCGGTACCTGCGCCTATGCCGGTGCGCCGGACACGGCCGGTATGGGCTGGAACGTCGTGGACCACGACAAGGTGCCGGAAGAGATCATCGGCGACCTGGTCCGCAGCGAGCGGACCCAGGCCGAGTACCTCCTCGAACTGCTCGACGCCTTCGAGTCGATGGGCCTGTACGCGGCGATGGCGTTCGAGTTCGTCACCCCGGACGCCCAGCACCGGCGCGACGAGCCGCGCTACGACGTCGACATGGCCAGCTACAGCATCGTCAAGCCGATCAAGGACCGGCCGGACGACCCGGCGTCGGACTGGCACTGGGAGCCGAAGCAGGCGTTCCACGCGCTGGCCAAGGCGTACGAACGGGCCCGGCGCTGA
- a CDS encoding TetR/AcrR family transcriptional regulator: MDQTSRQPAGRRRGRPPKSDGPATRELLLDAALELFARQGFAATTVRQIAAEVGVRDAAIYGHFAGKQAIYDALFAEAGPASFEFLHIDVDALVATGPRKAVPELVARVMTGWSSPRTRRFTSVLLREGSGTGGLSGLAAAIETARDQLQAPFRSWQRAGLVRADLAARQLVWELFAPLQVPRMLHLHAEATEDDLAAARRLVDDHVKFFLNCVLTERSR; the protein is encoded by the coding sequence ATGGACCAGACGTCACGGCAACCGGCGGGCAGGCGACGGGGCCGTCCGCCGAAGAGCGACGGGCCCGCCACCCGGGAGCTGCTGTTGGACGCGGCGTTGGAGTTGTTCGCGCGTCAGGGTTTCGCGGCCACCACGGTCCGCCAGATCGCCGCCGAGGTCGGCGTGCGCGACGCCGCGATCTACGGCCATTTCGCCGGCAAGCAGGCGATCTACGACGCGCTGTTCGCCGAAGCCGGCCCGGCGTCCTTCGAGTTCCTGCACATCGACGTCGACGCGCTGGTGGCGACCGGGCCGCGAAAAGCGGTGCCGGAGCTGGTGGCGCGCGTGATGACGGGCTGGTCCAGCCCGCGCACCAGGCGGTTCACCAGCGTGCTCCTGCGCGAAGGCAGCGGGACCGGCGGGCTGAGCGGGCTGGCGGCCGCGATCGAGACCGCCAGGGACCAGCTCCAGGCGCCGTTCCGGAGCTGGCAGCGGGCCGGGCTGGTGCGCGCCGACCTGGCGGCCCGGCAACTGGTCTGGGAGCTGTTCGCCCCGCTCCAGGTGCCCCGAATGCTGCACCTGCACGCCGAAGCCACCGAAGACGATCTCGCCGCCGCGCGGCGGCTGGTCGACGACCACGTGAAGTTCTTCCTGAACTGCGTCCTCACCGAAAGGAGCAGGTGA
- a CDS encoding MBL fold metallo-hydrolase translates to MHGHLPVIHEMSQRPPGFVAPNLSPAGLRLLPRELGDGVHALMANEMPKDNNGLIVGEKAALVVDSGVSPDIGRHLQEVAADLTGKPIRYLVNTTYHGDHTFGNTAFGEDVTVFSSRINKAAMTDLAAEKRLRAESMYGDDSLDRVLTWRAPDVVFDRFCEIDLGGRVVQLWHLGPGNGSGDTLVHVPDAKVTFTGNFAMPAGVTPMMLIGDPLGYARSLRTMQAMLPADTLVPGHGFLGPAEPGVSVWISYLEHLAAAVHRGLSDGVPVEVLYDELPMWGVEPPAAAPGEFLALVRSLHRLNILLTYRWLRDGAPRLR, encoded by the coding sequence ATGCACGGACACCTCCCGGTCATCCACGAAATGAGCCAGCGCCCGCCGGGGTTCGTCGCACCGAACCTCAGCCCGGCCGGTCTCCGGTTGCTGCCGCGGGAACTGGGCGACGGGGTGCATGCCTTGATGGCCAACGAAATGCCCAAGGACAACAACGGCCTCATCGTCGGCGAAAAGGCGGCGCTGGTCGTCGACTCCGGGGTCAGCCCGGACATCGGCAGGCACCTCCAGGAGGTCGCCGCGGATCTGACCGGCAAACCGATCCGGTACCTGGTCAACACGACCTACCACGGCGACCACACCTTCGGTAACACCGCGTTCGGCGAGGACGTCACGGTGTTCTCCTCGCGGATCAACAAGGCGGCGATGACCGATCTGGCCGCGGAGAAGCGGCTGCGCGCGGAAAGCATGTACGGCGACGACTCCCTGGATCGGGTGCTCACCTGGCGCGCGCCGGACGTCGTGTTCGACCGGTTCTGCGAGATCGACCTCGGCGGCCGCGTCGTGCAGCTGTGGCATCTGGGCCCCGGCAACGGTTCCGGCGACACCCTGGTGCACGTACCGGACGCCAAGGTGACCTTCACCGGCAACTTCGCCATGCCCGCCGGGGTGACCCCGATGATGCTGATCGGCGACCCGCTCGGCTACGCGCGCAGCCTAAGGACCATGCAGGCGATGCTCCCCGCGGACACCCTCGTGCCGGGACACGGCTTCCTCGGTCCGGCAGAGCCGGGCGTCTCGGTGTGGATCTCCTACCTCGAACACCTGGCCGCCGCCGTGCACCGGGGCCTGTCCGACGGCGTCCCGGTGGAGGTGCTGTACGACGAGCTGCCCATGTGGGGAGTCGAACCGCCCGCCGCGGCGCCGGGGGAATTCCTCGCACTGGTGCGGTCGCTGCACCGGCTGAACATCCTGCTCACCTACCGCTGGCTGCGCGATGGGGCACCCCGGCTCCGGTAG
- a CDS encoding helix-turn-helix transcriptional regulator: MGEGELQGRKSEEDAIAELLAGARAGTSSSLVLRGEPGIGKTALLDHAAATAGGLRLVRGTGVEFEAELPFSGLQLLLRPALGSLAALPGPQREALEAAFGLGPAAGSEPMLVGLAALSLLAEHADETGLLCLVDDAQWLDRASRDALLFAARRLHAEGVVMIFAARDGEGSFPAPGLPESRLSGLAPEAAAALLDRQPLAPAVRYRLLAEAGGNPLALLELPVALAAESGSAFSPGALPLTGRLQLAFHGQVSRLPAACQSLLLVAAADETGELAVILPAAAELGAGVEDLSPAEQAGLVLRGDADGTTIRFRHPLLRAAVYQRAPLGQRLAVHRALAATLGSPEHADRRAWHLAAAATGADEDAAAALERTAARARERSGHEAAAAAYERAARLSVEPDTRAHREALAAEAALEAGDLERAKALGGRATRRLAEDPAVSARIAQVRALADFWQGSYPAAHRSLLDGAGLISDTDPGQAAVLLIQAVHTSWYLGERQLAATLDRLAALPLADADPLAPVGPYLAHLDRGLAEQPPPLGETLAAVRRRGRVPDQVSLILCGVALALGQDADAYELATALAAEHRARGGAGRLPTVLFFMAEGEVFTGRHLDAIGTATEALGLARDTGQRQWVSQFSSVLAYLDAATGAEADCRRHAEVGLAGATAGAISPGAPWAHWSLGLLDLGLGRAEAALARFERLTREPLRHHICATRSTPDLVEAAVRVGAPERAAEPLARFERWAGSVRQPWADALVLRCRGLLATDDQAEAHYTAALELHDGDVRALEYARTALLYGEWLRRARRKAEARGWLHDALEVFDRLGMRPWAERTRGELTATGAKDQGPRPAEGVAAGLTPQELQIARLAARGLSNRDIAAQLFLSHRTVGYHLYKAYPKLGVASRGELKDFADRLGL; encoded by the coding sequence ATGGGCGAGGGGGAACTGCAGGGCAGAAAGTCCGAAGAGGACGCGATCGCCGAACTGCTGGCTGGTGCCCGTGCGGGCACCAGCTCGTCGCTGGTGCTGCGCGGCGAGCCGGGCATCGGCAAGACGGCGTTGCTGGACCACGCCGCCGCGACGGCCGGGGGCCTCCGGCTGGTCCGCGGCACCGGGGTCGAGTTCGAGGCGGAGCTGCCGTTCTCCGGGCTGCAGTTGCTGCTGCGCCCGGCGCTCGGTTCCCTCGCCGCGCTGCCCGGCCCGCAGCGCGAGGCGCTGGAGGCGGCGTTCGGGCTCGGGCCGGCGGCCGGGTCCGAGCCGATGCTGGTCGGGCTGGCGGCGCTGTCCCTGCTTGCGGAGCACGCGGACGAGACGGGCCTGCTGTGCCTCGTCGACGACGCGCAGTGGCTCGACCGGGCGTCGCGGGACGCGCTCCTGTTCGCCGCCCGGCGCCTGCACGCCGAGGGGGTGGTGATGATCTTCGCCGCCCGGGACGGTGAGGGTTCCTTCCCCGCTCCCGGTCTGCCGGAGTCGCGCCTCTCCGGGCTCGCGCCGGAGGCGGCCGCGGCCCTGCTCGACCGGCAGCCGCTCGCCCCCGCTGTGCGCTACCGCCTGCTCGCCGAGGCCGGCGGCAACCCGCTGGCCCTGCTGGAACTGCCGGTCGCGCTGGCCGCCGAAAGCGGCAGCGCGTTCTCGCCGGGCGCGCTCCCGCTCACCGGCCGACTGCAACTGGCCTTCCACGGCCAGGTCAGCCGGCTGCCGGCGGCCTGCCAGAGCCTGCTGCTGGTGGCAGCGGCCGACGAGACCGGCGAACTCGCGGTGATCCTGCCCGCCGCCGCCGAACTTGGCGCGGGTGTCGAGGACCTGTCCCCCGCCGAGCAGGCCGGCCTGGTGCTCCGCGGCGACGCCGACGGCACCACGATCCGCTTCCGCCATCCGCTGCTCCGCGCCGCCGTCTACCAGCGGGCGCCGCTCGGGCAGCGCCTCGCCGTGCACCGCGCGCTCGCCGCCACCCTCGGCTCGCCCGAGCACGCCGACCGCCGCGCCTGGCATCTGGCGGCCGCCGCCACCGGGGCCGACGAAGACGCCGCCGCCGCGCTGGAGCGCACCGCCGCCCGCGCCCGCGAACGCAGTGGTCACGAGGCCGCCGCGGCGGCCTACGAACGGGCCGCCCGGCTGAGCGTCGAACCCGACACCAGGGCGCACCGCGAGGCACTGGCGGCAGAGGCCGCGTTGGAGGCTGGCGACCTGGAACGCGCCAAAGCCCTCGGCGGCCGTGCGACCCGGCGGCTGGCCGAGGACCCGGCGGTGAGCGCGCGAATCGCGCAGGTGCGGGCGCTCGCGGACTTCTGGCAGGGCTCCTACCCCGCCGCCCACCGGTCGCTGCTCGACGGCGCCGGGCTGATCAGCGACACCGATCCCGGCCAGGCCGCCGTGCTGCTGATCCAGGCCGTGCACACCTCGTGGTACCTGGGGGAACGCCAGCTCGCGGCGACACTCGACCGGCTGGCCGCGCTGCCGCTGGCCGACGCGGATCCGCTCGCGCCGGTGGGGCCCTACCTGGCCCACCTCGACCGGGGTCTGGCCGAACAACCGCCGCCGCTGGGCGAAACCCTCGCGGCGGTGCGGCGGCGGGGCCGGGTGCCCGACCAGGTGTCGCTGATCCTCTGCGGAGTGGCACTCGCGCTGGGCCAGGACGCCGACGCCTACGAGCTGGCGACCGCGCTCGCCGCCGAACACCGTGCCAGGGGCGGCGCCGGCCGGCTGCCGACGGTGTTGTTCTTCATGGCCGAGGGCGAGGTGTTCACCGGGCGGCATCTGGACGCCATCGGCACCGCGACCGAGGCGCTGGGACTCGCCCGCGACACCGGCCAGCGGCAGTGGGTCAGCCAGTTCAGCAGCGTGCTCGCCTACCTCGACGCGGCCACCGGAGCGGAGGCGGACTGCCGGCGCCACGCCGAAGTAGGGCTGGCGGGGGCCACCGCCGGGGCCATCTCCCCCGGCGCGCCGTGGGCGCACTGGTCGCTCGGGCTGCTGGACCTCGGTCTCGGCCGGGCTGAAGCGGCGCTGGCCCGCTTCGAGCGCCTGACCCGCGAGCCGCTGCGCCATCACATCTGCGCCACCCGTTCCACGCCCGACCTGGTGGAGGCGGCGGTGCGGGTGGGCGCGCCGGAACGCGCCGCCGAGCCGCTGGCGCGCTTCGAGCGGTGGGCCGGGTCGGTCCGGCAGCCGTGGGCGGACGCGCTCGTGCTGCGCTGCCGCGGGCTGCTCGCCACCGACGACCAGGCCGAGGCGCACTACACGGCGGCCCTCGAACTGCACGACGGAGACGTCCGCGCGCTGGAGTACGCCAGGACCGCGCTGCTCTACGGCGAGTGGCTGCGCAGGGCCAGGCGGAAGGCCGAGGCGCGCGGGTGGCTGCACGACGCGCTGGAGGTCTTCGACCGGCTCGGCATGCGGCCGTGGGCCGAACGCACCCGCGGCGAGCTGACCGCGACCGGCGCCAAGGACCAGGGCCCCAGACCCGCCGAAGGCGTGGCCGCCGGCCTCACCCCGCAGGAGCTGCAGATCGCCAGGCTCGCCGCGCGGGGACTGTCCAATCGCGACATCGCCGCGCAGCTCTTCCTCAGCCACCGCACGGTCGGCTACCACCTCTACAAGGCCTACCCCAAACTCGGCGTCGCCTCCCGCGGCGAGCTCAAGGATTTCGCCGACCGACTCGGCCTGTGA
- a CDS encoding DUF1330 domain-containing protein, translating into MTAYVIATLQDAPPHEEIAEYIERIPGTFEPYGGRFLVHVTPHEVKEGSWDGGIVMIGFPGLAEARAWWDSPAYQEIAPLRSRHIEGDIILVGGVPEDYDPASTARAIRAALAV; encoded by the coding sequence ATGACCGCCTACGTCATCGCCACCCTGCAGGACGCCCCGCCGCACGAGGAGATCGCCGAGTACATCGAGCGCATCCCCGGCACCTTCGAGCCGTACGGCGGTCGCTTTCTCGTGCACGTCACGCCGCACGAAGTGAAGGAAGGCAGCTGGGACGGGGGCATCGTGATGATCGGCTTCCCCGGCCTCGCCGAAGCGCGGGCCTGGTGGGATTCGCCCGCGTACCAGGAGATCGCGCCGCTGCGCTCGCGGCACATCGAAGGCGACATCATCCTGGTCGGCGGCGTCCCCGAGGACTACGACCCGGCTTCCACCGCCCGAGCCATCCGAGCCGCACTGGCCGTCTGA
- a CDS encoding nuclear transport factor 2 family protein, with the protein MSDMNELVQRYLAAWNETDAAARRAVLAEVFAEDAVYTDPLVSVQGRDGLDAAIAAVQGQFGGLVFSLGGAVDAHHDIARFTWHLGPEGAEPVVIGFDVAVIGDDGRISQVLGFLDKVPAGA; encoded by the coding sequence ATGAGCGACATGAACGAGCTGGTCCAGCGCTACCTCGCCGCGTGGAACGAGACCGACGCCGCCGCGCGCCGGGCCGTGCTGGCGGAGGTCTTCGCCGAGGACGCGGTGTACACCGACCCGCTGGTCTCCGTCCAGGGCAGGGACGGGCTCGACGCCGCCATCGCGGCGGTACAGGGACAGTTCGGCGGGCTGGTGTTCAGCCTCGGCGGCGCGGTGGACGCCCACCACGACATCGCGCGGTTCACCTGGCACCTGGGGCCCGAGGGCGCCGAGCCGGTCGTCATCGGCTTCGACGTCGCGGTGATCGGGGACGACGGCCGGATCAGCCAGGTGCTCGGCTTCCTCGACAAGGTGCCGGCCGGAGCCTGA